One region of Macadamia integrifolia cultivar HAES 741 chromosome 11, SCU_Mint_v3, whole genome shotgun sequence genomic DNA includes:
- the LOC122094092 gene encoding RHOMBOID-like protein 9, chloroplastic isoform X2: protein MAVVTLCSKIFYKDRVLPTPKVIKDDKAVIGESVANQEVCRCFSSVSGDAGSRLHSIYYVNDFCMKAKARLGGDNTSYMVDVRRFMQLQTSIKPSALHRAYNMESDPTSARQNGSQKGKLHDLSYPSESSNSGSHLKMLDSYFSKLQHEKSQQQTTSMCSSDFDAVVQENNKIDPVSKLPDNMESHGKNDHFNAEKELGSLDIYIRKLNREVNSQKNSTSSPDGEANERNLLGSKDDWSNPENSQGLLQYDETSDLYLIGILASINIAVYIFEIASPVRYSDVELLSLPLLYGAKINQLILVGEWWRLVTPMFLHSGFLHVALGCWVLLTFGPQVCRGYGSFTFFLIYVLGGISGNVTSFMHTPELTVGGTGPAFAMIGAWMIYRIQNKYAIAKEGTEIMFQKAVIATALSFVLSNFGPIDDWTHFGATCAGIAYGFFTCPTLQLDEASSKGGQEEGITLVRRYANPCKSVIIFIIFIVVLSSLIFVFEPPLDTVEADSLV from the exons ATGGCTGTAGTTACACTATGCTCTAAGATATTCTACAAAGATCGTGTTCTACCTACTCCCAAAGTAATAAAAGATGACAAAGCAGTCATTGGTGAGTCTGTTGCTAATCAAGAAGTTTGTAGGTGCTTCTCTTCTGTTTCTGGAGATGCAGGTAGCAGATTGCATTCTATATATTATGTGAATGATTTTTGTATGAAAGCAAAGGCAAGACTAGGAGGGGATAATACGTCTTACATGGTGGATGTCCGGAGGTTCATGCAACTTCAGACCAGTATTAAGCCTTCAGCTCTTCATAGGGCGTATAACATGGAAAGTGATCCTACTTCTGCTCGACAAAATGGTTCACAGAAAGGAAAATTGCACGACTTATCCTATCCATCAGAATCAAGTAACAGTGGGAGCCATCTGAAAATGTTAGACTCCTATTTTAGCAAGCTTCAACATGAAAAAAGTCAGCAGCAAACCACCTCCATGTGCTCGAGCGATTTCGATGCTGTtgttcaagaaaataataagataGACCCTGTGTCAAAGCTTCCCGACAACATGGAGTCACATGGGAAAAATGATCATTTCAATGCCGAAAAGGAACTTGGCTCTCTTGATATTTATATCCGCAAGCTTAACCGAG AAGTGAACTCACAAAAGAATAGTACATCTAGTCCTGATGGTGAAGCGAATGAAAGGAATCTG TTGGGAAGTAAGGATGATTGGAGTAATCCAGAGAATTCTCAAGGTCTGCTGCAATATGACGAGACCTCTGATCTGTATTTGAT AGGTATATTGGCTTCTATAAATATCGCAGTCTATATTTTTGAGATAGCAAGTCCTGTTCGGTATTCCGATGTGGAGCTTTTGTCACTTCCTTTACTATATGGGGCAAAGATAAATCAATTAATTCTGGTTGGAGAGTGGTGGAGGCTTGTGACACCGATGTTTCTG CATTCTGGATTTCTCCATGTTGCGCTTGGTTGCTGGGTACTTCTTACATTTGGGCCTCAAGTTTGCAGAGGATATGGCTCATTTACATTTTTCTTGATATATGTACTTGGAGGAATTTCTGGAAACGTGACAAGTTTCATGCACACACCAGAGCTAACTGTTGGTGGAACA GGTCCAGCCTTTGCCATGATTGGGGCCTGGATGATCTATCGAATTCAAAACAAATACGCCATTGCAAAGGAGGGCACAGAAATTATGTTTCAGAAGGCAGTAATCGCAACTGCATTGAGCTTTGTCTTGAGCAATTTTGGGCCAATTGATGACTG GACACATTTTGGTGCAACTTGTGCAGGTATTGCATATGGCTTTTTCACATGCCCAACTCTCCAGCTGGATGAGGCATCTTCAAAGGGTGGTCAGGAAGAGGGAATTACACTCGTCAGACGATATGCCAATCCCTGTAAATCAGTAATtattttcatcatcttcattgtgGTCTTGAGctctttgatttttgtttttgaaccTCCACTTGACACAGTGGAAGCCGACAGCCTTGTATAG
- the LOC122094218 gene encoding nudix hydrolase 1: protein MEGNAPVPRVAVVVFVINGKSVLLGKRRATIGDSCFALPGGHLEFGESFEECAAREVKEETGIDIEKIEFLTVTNNVFLKEPKPSHYVTIFERAVLKDTQQLPQNMEPTKCHGWDWYDWNHLPEPLFGPLETMVKSGFNPFPLSET, encoded by the exons ATGGAAGGCAACGCCCCGGTGCCAAGAGTGGCGGTCGTTGTGTTCGTGATTAATGGGAAAAGCGTCCTGTTGGGGAAGCGGCGCGCCACCATCGGCGACTCTTGCTTCGCTCTCCCTGGCGGCCACCTTGAGTTTG GGGAGAGCTTTGAGGAGTGTGCGGCGAGAGAGGTGAAGGAGGAGACGGGTATAGACATTGAGAAGATTGAGTTCTTAACGGTCACCAACAATGTCTTCTTGAAGGAACCTAAGCCCTCGCATTACGTTACCATATTCGAGAGGGCTGTGTTGAAAGATACCCAGCAGTTGCCCCAGAACATGGAGCCCACCAAGTGTCACGGTTGGGATTGGTACGATTGGAATCACCTCCCTGAGCCTCTCTTTGGGCCTTTGGAGACCATGGTTAAGAGTGGCTTCAATCCTTTCCCGCTCAGTGAAACCTGA
- the LOC122094092 gene encoding RHOMBOID-like protein 9, chloroplastic isoform X1 encodes MAVVTLCSKIFYKDRVLPTPKVIKDDKAVIGESVANQEVCRCFSSVSGDAGSRLHSIYYVNDFCMKAKARLGGDNTSYMVDVRRFMQLQTSIKPSALHRAYNMESDPTSARQNGSQKGKLHDLSYPSESSNSGSHLKMLDSYFSKLQHEKSQQQTTSMCSSDFDAVVQENNKIDPVSKLPDNMESHGKNDHFNAEKELGSLDIYIRKLNREVNSQKNSTSSPDGEANERNLVRPLYQDNENDETIEKRKLNPDMQLGSKDDWSNPENSQGLLQYDETSDLYLIGILASINIAVYIFEIASPVRYSDVELLSLPLLYGAKINQLILVGEWWRLVTPMFLHSGFLHVALGCWVLLTFGPQVCRGYGSFTFFLIYVLGGISGNVTSFMHTPELTVGGTGPAFAMIGAWMIYRIQNKYAIAKEGTEIMFQKAVIATALSFVLSNFGPIDDWTHFGATCAGIAYGFFTCPTLQLDEASSKGGQEEGITLVRRYANPCKSVIIFIIFIVVLSSLIFVFEPPLDTVEADSLV; translated from the exons ATGGCTGTAGTTACACTATGCTCTAAGATATTCTACAAAGATCGTGTTCTACCTACTCCCAAAGTAATAAAAGATGACAAAGCAGTCATTGGTGAGTCTGTTGCTAATCAAGAAGTTTGTAGGTGCTTCTCTTCTGTTTCTGGAGATGCAGGTAGCAGATTGCATTCTATATATTATGTGAATGATTTTTGTATGAAAGCAAAGGCAAGACTAGGAGGGGATAATACGTCTTACATGGTGGATGTCCGGAGGTTCATGCAACTTCAGACCAGTATTAAGCCTTCAGCTCTTCATAGGGCGTATAACATGGAAAGTGATCCTACTTCTGCTCGACAAAATGGTTCACAGAAAGGAAAATTGCACGACTTATCCTATCCATCAGAATCAAGTAACAGTGGGAGCCATCTGAAAATGTTAGACTCCTATTTTAGCAAGCTTCAACATGAAAAAAGTCAGCAGCAAACCACCTCCATGTGCTCGAGCGATTTCGATGCTGTtgttcaagaaaataataagataGACCCTGTGTCAAAGCTTCCCGACAACATGGAGTCACATGGGAAAAATGATCATTTCAATGCCGAAAAGGAACTTGGCTCTCTTGATATTTATATCCGCAAGCTTAACCGAG AAGTGAACTCACAAAAGAATAGTACATCTAGTCCTGATGGTGAAGCGAATGAAAGGAATCTGGTAAGACCACTGTACCAAGACAACGAAAATGATGAAACAATTGAAAAGAGGAAACTGAACCCTGATATGCAGTTGGGAAGTAAGGATGATTGGAGTAATCCAGAGAATTCTCAAGGTCTGCTGCAATATGACGAGACCTCTGATCTGTATTTGAT AGGTATATTGGCTTCTATAAATATCGCAGTCTATATTTTTGAGATAGCAAGTCCTGTTCGGTATTCCGATGTGGAGCTTTTGTCACTTCCTTTACTATATGGGGCAAAGATAAATCAATTAATTCTGGTTGGAGAGTGGTGGAGGCTTGTGACACCGATGTTTCTG CATTCTGGATTTCTCCATGTTGCGCTTGGTTGCTGGGTACTTCTTACATTTGGGCCTCAAGTTTGCAGAGGATATGGCTCATTTACATTTTTCTTGATATATGTACTTGGAGGAATTTCTGGAAACGTGACAAGTTTCATGCACACACCAGAGCTAACTGTTGGTGGAACA GGTCCAGCCTTTGCCATGATTGGGGCCTGGATGATCTATCGAATTCAAAACAAATACGCCATTGCAAAGGAGGGCACAGAAATTATGTTTCAGAAGGCAGTAATCGCAACTGCATTGAGCTTTGTCTTGAGCAATTTTGGGCCAATTGATGACTG GACACATTTTGGTGCAACTTGTGCAGGTATTGCATATGGCTTTTTCACATGCCCAACTCTCCAGCTGGATGAGGCATCTTCAAAGGGTGGTCAGGAAGAGGGAATTACACTCGTCAGACGATATGCCAATCCCTGTAAATCAGTAATtattttcatcatcttcattgtgGTCTTGAGctctttgatttttgtttttgaaccTCCACTTGACACAGTGGAAGCCGACAGCCTTGTATAG